The genomic window CCTGAAGGGGGGGAACACCGGCCAAAGCGAACAGAAGGAGTGCTGATACGGTTGTTTTCATTACAGCTCCTTAACCTTGAGGTTGCGGAAGTGGATGCAACCCTGTTTGCCGGAATGAACCTGGAGGCTGAAGAAGCCCTGCTTGTATTCGTCGTTTTTCAAGTGGCCGGCCGGAACGCCGTTGATCCAGGTTTTGAAGGTGTCGCCCTGGGCTTTGATGGTGATGCGGTTCCAGTCCCCTTCTTTCAACGCATTGCGCGCTTCGGCGTGGGATTCGAGCCAAAGCGGGTAGAACCAGCCTCCGGCGCTTTGGCCATAGATGCCGCCCGACCAGCCACGACCGGTTGCAAAGCCTTCCATTTCGGCCTGCGGGCCATAGACGATGACAGCGTCGTTCTTCCCGGGTTTTTGCAAGCCGCGGAACATCACGCCGGAGTTTCCATCGACTTCCCATTTCATTTCGGCGGTGAAGATGAAGTCGGCATAATCGGCTTTTACGGTGGAGAGGTAGGTGCTTGGGGAGCCCTTCACGCAGGTGCCCAAGATGGTGTCGCCCTTTGCTTCAAAGGTGCACGTGCCGCCCAGGGGCGTCCACCCGGCGAGGTCTTTGCCGTTGTACAATGCGGTGAACCCGCTCTCGAGCTGCGGCTCGGGATCGGTGTTGAGCAGCATTTCGGCGGGAACCGGTACGTTGGCCTGCTTTTCATATTTCTTGATATATTGCACTTGGCTTTCGGAAACCTGGTTGCCCAGGGCGAATTGCGTTAGGCTTGCGAGTCCAATTATGCAGGGCAGCGTTCGTTTAATGGATGTTGTTTTCATCTGAACCACCTTTGTTGATTGAGGGTTGAAATCTATTTGTCATTGAAAGTTACAAAATAGGGTTGCCTTGGCAAGCTCCATTGTTTAAACATTTTGACCACCATAGGAAAACGTGGCCAAGCCACCTGAAAGGGACAATGAAATGATTATTTCCAGAAGACAGACTCTCGGAGCGGCAGGAGCGGTTGCCGGATATTCCCTAATTCCCGGCAAGGTGCTGGGCGCGAACAACCAGGTGAACCTGGCGGCGATCGGCATCGGCCAGCAGGGCGGTAACATTCTGCGGGCCATCAGCGGGGTGCCGGGCGTGAACGTGGTGGCGCTTTGCGATGTGGATATCGATAGCGATTCCCCGGTCGCGCCCGCGGACCAGAAGCCGAATTATTCCATCCCGGGCTGGATGAGTGCAAGGGCCACCCCCGCCGCTGCCGCCGCAAAATTCCCCGATGCGAAGAAATATCGCGATTTCCGGAAAATGTTTGACGAAATGGGCAGTCAGATCGATGCGGTCTGCATCGGTCTTCCCGACCATTCCCACTTCCCGGCCACCATGGCGGCGATGATGCTGGGCAAGCCGGTCTATGTTGAAAAACCCTTGGCGCGCACCTTCCAGGAGTGCGAGTTGCTGATGAAGGCCGAAAAGAAATATGGCGTAGCCACCCAAATGGGCAACCAAGGCCATTCCGGCGACAACTATCATCAGTTCAAGCTTTGGAAAGAAACCGGCATCATCAAAAACGTAACCCACGTCGATGCGCAGATGAACAGCCCGAGGCGCTGGCATATCTGGGACAATGTGACCGGCTTCCCGCCCGGTGACAAGCTCCCGGCGGGCTTGGATTGGGATACCTGGCTGGGGACAACGGCCAAGCATCATGATTTCAACCAACGCTACCACTACGGCAACTGGCGGGGCTGGCACCAGTTTGGAACGGGGTGCTTCGGCGACTGGGGCGCGCACATTCTCGACACCATTCATGAATTCCTCGAACTCGGTTTGCCTTCCTCGTTCAAAGCGTCGAAACTGGTCGGGCAAAACGATTATATTTTCCCGCTGCAGTCCACCATTAACTTTG from Pontiella desulfatans includes these protein-coding regions:
- a CDS encoding Gfo/Idh/MocA family protein — its product is MIISRRQTLGAAGAVAGYSLIPGKVLGANNQVNLAAIGIGQQGGNILRAISGVPGVNVVALCDVDIDSDSPVAPADQKPNYSIPGWMSARATPAAAAAKFPDAKKYRDFRKMFDEMGSQIDAVCIGLPDHSHFPATMAAMMLGKPVYVEKPLARTFQECELLMKAEKKYGVATQMGNQGHSGDNYHQFKLWKETGIIKNVTHVDAQMNSPRRWHIWDNVTGFPPGDKLPAGLDWDTWLGTTAKHHDFNQRYHYGNWRGWHQFGTGCFGDWGAHILDTIHEFLELGLPSSFKASKLVGQNDYIFPLQSTINFAFPARNGMPAMDIDWYDGAGNHAPTPKEMGGKKFRGNGKVIYSEDLVFQGGTHGSALQIVPYDKFKQMLVDGKVSKNYGKHSSHHANFINAVRGDEKTRSPFSVSGPLCQMFALGCIAQRLGGEYTFDRKTKQITNSKLANGFLKDEVRKGWEQYYKI
- a CDS encoding 3-keto-disaccharide hydrolase; this translates as MKTTSIKRTLPCIIGLASLTQFALGNQVSESQVQYIKKYEKQANVPVPAEMLLNTDPEPQLESGFTALYNGKDLAGWTPLGGTCTFEAKGDTILGTCVKGSPSTYLSTVKADYADFIFTAEMKWEVDGNSGVMFRGLQKPGKNDAVIVYGPQAEMEGFATGRGWSGGIYGQSAGGWFYPLWLESHAEARNALKEGDWNRITIKAQGDTFKTWINGVPAGHLKNDEYKQGFFSLQVHSGKQGCIHFRNLKVKEL